The segment ACACGAACATCGCAGGAGCCACCTCCAATATTTTAACCCGCTTGAATGTACAACCTACCAATTCAGGCAATTACTCGGTGGTCATCACCAACGTCGCGGGCGGCATCATCAGTTCGAATGCCCTTTTGACGGTCAATGCGATCGCTCCGACCATCACCTCGCAACCAGCCAGCCAGACCGTCAATGCCGGAACAAGCGTCACCTTCTCTGTCAGCGCCACCGGCACCGCCCCGCTGCGCTACCAATGGCGCTTCAACAACACAAACATCGCAGGAGCCATCTCCAGTGTTTTTACGCGCTTGAATGTCCAAACTACCAATGCAGGCAATTACTCCGTGGTCATCACCAACCTGGCTGGCACGGTGACCAGTTCCAATGCCCTCTTGACCGTCATTGCTAATACGAATGTCGCTCCGGCCATCACCACCCAGCCGCAAAATCAGACCGTTGCAGTCGGACAGAGCGCCACTTTCAGTGTTGTTGCTACTGGCACTGCTCCCCTCCTGTATCAATGGCGATTCAATACTACAAATATTCCTGGCGCCCAGGGAAGCAGCCTTACCCTCAGCAATGTCCAGCCTTCCAATGCGGGCAACTACTCTGTCGTCATCACGAACATCGCCGGAAAGGTGACCAGTTCCAACGCGCTTTTGACTGTCATCGCTCCTGTTCTCATCACGGCACAGCCGCAAAGCCAGGCTGTCACGGAGGGCAATGCCGCCGCCTTTACGGTGAGTGCAACCGCCTCCACACCCTTGCAATATCAATGGCTTTTCAATGGTTCGCCCATCGCCGGCCAAACCAACTCCTCCCTTGCGCTGCCCGGCGTGGCTGCCGCCGATGCAGGCCTTTATTCTGTATCGATCAGCAGCCTCCTGAGTTCCGTCACAAGTTCCAATGCGACTTTGACCGTCACTCCAGCTGTCTGTGTTCCCGCCCCCGCTGGCTTGGTCAGTTGGTGGCCGGGTGAAGCCAATGCGCGAGATCTTACGGATACCAACAATGGGACCCTCGATGGCTCACTGGACTTCGCTCCCGGCAAGGTCGGACAAGCCTTTGTTTTCAATGGCACGGATGCGGATGTCAAAATCCCCGCTTCCGCCGATCTCAACGTCGGTGCCGGAGATGGCTTCTCGATTGATGCCTGGATCAATCCTTCAGATGTCACAACTCAACGTCCGTTGGTCGAATGGAATTCAGGTTCATATGGTGCTCACTTCTGGATTTCCGTACCGGTTTCCAGCACCGGTGCCGGCCCAGGTTGCCTCTATGCCAACCTGTCGGACACCGACGGCTTGGATCATACCATTACCTCACCTGCCGGAACCATCCTGCCCTCCACGTTTCAACATGTAGCTCTTACCTACGATAAAACCAGCGGCATGGCGGTGTTGTATGTAAACGGCAATATTGTTGCCCAACAAAATCTCGGCACCTTCACTCCGTCCACCACAGGCGATCTTTGGCTCGGCCTGCGTCCCGCTGGCGACGCAGCTGGAACCCGCTTCCTTGGCAGAATGGATGAAGTCGATCTCTTCAATCGCGCGCTCTCCGCGACCGAGATTCAATCCATGTATAACGCCAGCTTTGCCGGCAAGTGCCGCACTTCACCGTTGGTCGTTACCCAGCCAGCCAGCCAGACTGTCACTGCGGGTGACAACGCGACCTTCACAGTGGAAGCTGCTGGCACTGGAAGCCTTCACTATCAATGGCAATTCGCAGGCGCCGACCTCTCTGGTGCCACAACCACGTCGCTCGTCATTTCCAACGCACAGCCCGCCAACGCTGGAGACTATTCCGTCCTCATCTCGAGCGCCATCGGCTCCGTCACCAGCTCCAATGCAACTTTGATAGTGAACCACGCCCCGGTCGCCAATCCGCAGTCCCTTGCAGTGAACGAGGATTCTTCGCTATTCATCACTCTCTCCGCAACGGATGAAGATGCCGACCCACTCACTTACACAGTTTCGACTCCTGCTCATGGCACACTGACCGGCACCGCCCCAAATCTGGTGTATCAACCGGCCGCGGGCTATTACGGACCTGATGCATTCACCTTCCACGTGAACGATGGCCTCCTCGATTCGGAAGATGCCACAATCACCATTGATGTAAGGTTCGTAAATCACGCTCCTCTAGCCGAATCACAATCTGTCACCGTCAACGAGGATTCGAGCGTCGCCATCACCCTCACGGCCAGCGATGTGGAAAACGATCCGCTGACTTACTTTGTCCTCACCGCCCCGGCCCACGGAACGCTGACCGGAAACGGCGCCAATCTGGTGTATCATCCGAACGCCAACTATTTCGGCCCTGACACCTTCACCTTCAAGGCAAACGATGGTCAGGTCGACTCTGGTGTAGCCACGGTTACCATCACCGTCAATCCAGTCAATGACGCCCCGGTGGCCGTTGCCCGGATTTACCCCTTGTTTGTTCTCTCAACCAATGACACCGACCTGATTGTCATCGCCCCAGACGGCATACAAGCCACGGTGATCTTTGACGGTTCACTTTCCACCGATATCGAAAATGACCCGCTTCAGTTCACCTGGCTCGATGAAGGGAAAACCAATATTCTCGGCCAAACAATGGTGGCCACGAATACGCTGAGCGTGGGCACGAATATCGTGTCCCTCATCGTGAGTGACGGAACGGACATGAGCACCAACACCATCCAGGTGCAAGTGATCACTCCCGCCGAAGCGGTGTCAAAGCTTTCTGCGGTTCTACAGGAAGTGGACCTCGGCGGAACCAGCAAAGATCCTTTCTTGGATGCTCTAAACGATGCGCAAGACGCACTCGGAATGGGGCAGTTGGACAAAGGAGTTTCCTTCCTGGAGAAGTTTGAATACAAAGTGTCCAAACAAACGTCACCGGTATATACCGAATCCGTTGCGCGGCTGATCTATATCGCCAACGAAATCATCCAAGCCGTCACTCCGCCATCTGGCAACCCACAAGCAATAAAACATTAACGAACCATTCAATCGTAAATGCCAGAAACCAAAAGTTTCTGGCATTTACTTTTTTCGGAAACGGTGCGCGTTCTGCGCCAACATCCCATTGGTGCCCCGCTTGAGGTACTAATGGGCGACCACTTTTCGAAAATTAGGTGTCATTACTTTGGTTTGACGCCTTTTTAGTTAGCGATTTTATTTCGGTTCCCATAGCTCAATGGGATTGCCTTCAGGATCATGCAAGCGCGCAAACCGCCCGTTTGGGTAAGCCTCTGGATCAGGAGATACATCAATCTTCGCGGCCCGAAGCTTTTCTACCAGACGATCAAGGTCTCGGACGCGAAGATTGAGCATCCATTGCTGCTCAGGACGACCGAAATAGTTTGTGTCGTGCGGAAACGGCGCGAAGACCGTTGGGCCTGCTTCTTGCGACCAAGGCTTCTGGGTGTAGTCGCCAGGCACAAGCTCGATTCCAAAATGTTCCTTGTACCACTGGCCCAACACCGCCGGATTTTTGGAGCGGAAGAATAGACCGCCAATTCCAGTGACATGTTGCATAGGGCGTTTTTGTTAACAATCAATATGCGACGCGTGTCGCAATCATTCCAATATACGAACAATTTTTCGAGTACTAATTTCGCCCCTCGACTACCGCTCAGGCAGACCCGTTCATGTTAGCCGTCATGGGTTCGACTCCTTCCTTTGAAACCACTCGGCAGCGGGAGAAAAATAGATGATGGCGAGCACCATCCCAACCAACAGAGTGGAACACTGAGAGAAAGCGCCGGCAACCGCATTCGAGAGAATTGGTCCTGGCGAAAAACACATCCATATCAACATATAAACCCAAGCTGCCACACTGAGCCACCGAGCAGATGGCCAGAAACGGTAAAGCCCGACGAGAGCGACAAGCGCTATAATGAGACCGGGTATGCCCAGAAAGCTGATAACCAGCTCGCCAGCTTTCGGATGGACACCGTGCTGGGCCTGCTGGTAATCGAGAAGTGACGGAGGCAACAACCATGAATCAAAAACTCCGGCGACTGTGCTCGTGACCAAGGCAGCAATAGAAAGCGTCAAGAGAACTCGAAACTGTTTTTTGGTCATCGGTTTCATGGTGAGGTTCAAATGACGGGCACAACTGCTCTCTGGGATACTTGGACAGGTCTGGTCGGATCGAACCGGTCCGCCGTATCCATCCGGATGCCGCGCAGTTTTGCCGATTGGAGATGCGTGGCGTAGAGCGGCTCGGCGAAATAACAGATCAGGATGGAGCGACGGCGTGCGCCGGTCGGGTTCAGGCTGCCCGCATGCACCAGATCCGCATCGAAAATCAGAATGTCGCCGGCGGAGCCTGAGAGTTGCACCGACCTGGATTCATCGGCGAAGTCGAACGGCAGCTCACCCTGCGCCGGGCGGTGGCTGCCGGGGACGATCCGAGTCGCGCCGTTACAGGGGCCATAGTCGTCGAAATAGGCGAGGGCGATCACCGTATCGCCTGGCCGCTGGGCGAAAAGGTCGCGGTGCAGCGTCTGCTGGCCGCCGCCCGCCAGCGGCTCGCGGCCCTCCACCTGCGAGAGGAAGAACCGTTCGCCGATCAGTTCGCCAACCACGGCCAACACCTCGGGCAGGCGGCACACCGCCTGCACGCGGGGATCGAGGTCCAGCAACGAATGGCGCCAGCCAGCCCCGCGCGGCACGGGCCATTGATCCGACGGCTTGACGTCCGCATCAAACGCGGCGCGCAGATCATCCAGCCTTTCGGCCGGGATCGCTCCGCGGAGCAGGGCATAGCCGTCCCGGTGGAGTTGCTCGTGGTCAATCATGGCTCCCATCGTTTTCGGAATCTCTTATCAAAAAATCTGTCGAACGTAAAGGGGGGCGATCCTAATTATTGACACGTTTTTCACTTTTGTTTGGGGCAACCGGGTCCGGTAAGGACAGTTCCTGTGGCAGTCCCATGTTGCGCGCAACACAGGAGAGGCTAGGAGAGACGGCGATTGAGGTCAATCCTGAGGACCCTTTTTGGCATCCTGGCCGGGATTGGACTCCGCGCGCACCTTGACAGGAAACCGGAGCGGACGGTGGCTGCGGCGGCCAGGCCCTGCAAGCCGTCTGCCGCATAGCGAACCAAATGTTTGTAGCCAGTTTTGCGACTGATGCCAAACTGCTCGCACAGTTCAGTCACCGTAAAGCGCGCGCTCTGCGCCAACATTACAAATCTAATAATCTCGTCCATAGGGGTTACAGATTTCCAAGCCATGGTGCTCGAAAGTTTAACCCATCACTCCGGACAGACTGTTACCTATCACTCCGGTTCATACCGTCTTTGTTTAAACCCGGACCCCGGGAAAGCGGGTTGAGAGTTGAGCAGGGGCAGATGCTCGCTTGGGCTCGCGCCTTCGGCAAAATGTGGGGTGTTTTAGGGGATATTACCCCGGGGCAAACGTGCTTTGCACGTTTGCCCCGGGCTATTATCTGTCGTGCCTACGGCACTTTCCATAGCGCTTCTTCGAGGCGGAGGTGTTTTAAAATTGAGCTGAGGTATCGTTGCAGCCTGAGGGCGGAATGTTTGGTGTCAATGGAAACTGGCAGGGGTGTAATTACTTTGATTTCGACCTTTTTTTTGACCACTTTTACGCTTGAGGTTGAGTGCTGGCGGCGATAGCGTTTTTCGCGAGCGGAGTGAGAAACTTTTCCAGTTTAAGTTCGCTGGGCAAGTGAGGCGGCAGTGTTTGAAGAAGATTGCAGTATCGCTTGGGCCAGCCGCAGTAAATCTATTCGGTGTTCAATGCAAGATGCTTTCGCCGAATGACAGCTGACAATGTTTTCAGCGCGGTAGTCATGGGGCGATACGAGCACTCGAAATATTGTTCGTATATTGCAATGATTACGACACGCGTCGCATATTGATGGTTAGGCGCATCTCGCACCATGAAGACATTCGTCCGCAACCATAAGAACCTCGCCGCAGTCGTCGGTGTTGTGGCGTTCATGGTGGCATGGTGGCTTTCGGCGTCTGCTCGCGGTTATCTCGTCGCCCGTTTCGATGTCGCTCGCGGACATTATGAGGTGCAAGGTTTTGGCCTGCCCGCCAAGTGGAGACCAGATTACGCCCGCTTGTTGCGAGAGCGCTACGGCATCGAGCATCACACAGTTGCAGGCTGCGTTGTTAGCGATTCGCTTGTTTCTTACGTCGGCGCCTACAATTCGGTCACGAAAACAGCAGCACAGCGCAAGTTCGGCCGTGATGTGTTCGCAGAGTGTGCGGTTGATGCTCGCAAGGCTTGGGAGGAGCGGAAAGTGGCAGGCACAAAGGCAGAGTGAGTGATTCTGACAGATACTCCTGCATAATGTTTGCACCTGCAGCATGGGCATTTGGACTCTAAGGAAACATGGAAGATTACAAATACTTTGGTCTTCATCGACACTGAGTCGGGTTGATTCCTACCAAAGACCAGTTCCGGAAATGGGCTGGTCTTTTTTCATCGGCTCAGTAGCTTAACCGCATGACCGCTAAGGAAGAGAACTATATCCACTACACAGAATGCTGTCTAGGTCTCAATAGTGCTTGGAGAATTTTGAAGGAGTTGCAAGGGATTGAGAAGAGAACCGGCATTCACTATGCCGCATATTGCTTTGCTTTAATTGAATACGCACAGCCATATACCCGGTCGGATGGCACGCATAAGAAATACTCAATCCCAAGTCCTCCCCCGCAACTAAGTCCAGAAGAACTAAAATTGCATGAGCAGATTATTCGGCTTCGCCATAAAGTTTTGGCGCACTCCGATTTGACGCTGAAGGACGCCAAAATGTCTATATTCTCCTATGGTGGCAGCCCTCATGCCATGATTGCTCAGAACCACCTTCCGCAATTCCCCGAAATCAATGCGGTTGTGTCGCTGATTGAGCACACACTGGATGCTATGTATGTGACACAATCGCGTATGCTCGATGATTTGGTTGCCAATGTAGCGAATTGAAATCAGGATGGCATTAAACGCTTGATTCTGGGTGCTGGCGGCGACATGGTTTTGAGCAAGCGCCGTGAGGAATCTTTCCAGTTTAAGTTCGCTGGGCAAGTGAGGCGGCAGTGTTTGAAGATAATTGCAGTATCGCTTGAGCCGCAGTAAATCTGTTCGGTGTTCAATGCAAGATGCTTTCGCCGAATGACCGCTGACAATGTTTTCAGCGCGGTAGTCATAGGGCGATATTTGCACTCGAAATATTGTTCGTATATTGGAATGATTGCGAACACATGTCACACAGAGCCATGAAGTTCACTCGGTTCATCCTCTACAGTTTGTTGATGACTCTTGTCTTTGTGGTTGGATGCGAGACGCCGCCGCCCGCTCAGACGCCACCGCCCGCTCAAGACCCGCTGGCAGGTTGGAAATGGGTCGGCACTTTCGACCCACTCATGGCTGATTCCATCAAACGAATGACAGGGACGAAAGATGCTCTAGGCAAGATTATCACGACGACTCCAGCCGAATATGAGAGGTATGCGAAGGAGTGCCCGTTCGGTTCGAAGGTCGTGGATGATTACCAAAATTTCATAAAGAAGAAAAAATTGGGTTGGATAGAAAGTTATGAGTTTTTTGAAGATGGGACAGGCCAGCATGCGGTCAGGATTGCCGCTGGCACAGACGGAACTTACAGCACACATATTTTGATATACGACAGCTCCAACCAGAGAGTGAGAGTCATCAGTTATGTCACGGGACACTATCGTTGTTGAGTGGCCTAACACATCACGAGCCTGTGTGAAAAGTATTTTACTTTTTGTAAATGGCGTGGGGTTGGCGAGGTGTTGACCGGATTTTGAGGTTTTCCAGGATGCCAAATTATTGATCTGGGAATGGGAGCGTTCCAGGTGGTTATTGGCGTCGCCGGTGGCAAAAAGGGGCTTTCGCCCTCTTTTTATCCCTTCACTGCCACGGCCTTGATCAAATCCTCGAAGCTGACGATGTTCAAAACGCGTTTCAGGTTGTAGGCCAGCACGGTTAAACTCATTTCCGCCCTCACTCCGGCCAGTCTTTTGCATAAAAAATATCCGGCATTCATCGCTCGCTTGATCGTCCCGAAAGGATGTTCGGCGATGGCCTTTCTTGATTTCATAATTTGCCGGTTGTTCTTCACCCGTTGCGCCATGGCTTCCATCAACGCTTCGTTTTCTTCGCGCGTAATCGTGCGATTAGCCTTGTTCCGGGTGCATTGCTTTTTGAGCGCACAGGTTTTACAGCCCGTGGCCCGGTAGTATCGCAATGCGCGTTTTTTCTCGAAGGGGAGCGGTAGGTCAGTTCTTTTTTTCCCGGACAAAGGTAAAAGAAGATTGTGAGAATATTTTTTGCGTGTTGCGTGAGGGATGAATGGGACGGAGTATGAATTAATATATTTAAAAGTCACTATTTGTTTAAAAACGTATTGACATTGTTTTGTTAATGTTATAAATAAATTACATTGCTGCTGAATAAATGGGTTTTATGCTGAAATTTATAAGGAGATTATCGGGGCGCGATTGGGTGGGCCTTGGCGGGGTTGAGCCGGTGGTTTTCTCTATGCGATGGGAAGCTGTTGAAACAGCTCCAGGTTTTGCATCGCTGTGGAATACAGGGCTGGAAGCCGTGGTGTTAATGAAAAGGAGAAGGGCGTTATTGGTGCGCCGGGGGCAGGGTGCCGGACCGTGAGTTAACGGCAGTTATCGGGACATCTTTTATTCTATTTGAATTTTGAATGAACTCTGAAGTTATAGATTGGCAGGATGGGGCTGGGGTGCGACCAAGGAAATGTCGAATGGCAAATTTCGAGCGACGAATTGGAAGCGGGGTGCGTGGGGGGCGGAAGGTATCGGAAGGTATCGGAAGGTATCGGAAGGTTGAAAAATATTGGACAGGAGGCATGGTTGGGAAATCGAGGCCAAAGTGGTAAAGTCTGAGGGCAGAAGCTGGTCTATGAAATCACTATTTAAGAGAGCGGGAGGGAAGTTGGGGTGGAAACCGAATTGTGGTCCCGGTGATTCGCTCGCTTGACACTCAGATTTTCACTGTTATCCTCTCGCGTTCCGTGAAAAGCGGGTGGCTGTGTGCTGAAACTGTGAAGTGGCCGGGCCATAAGATTTAAGAATTATGAAACGTCAATATCAACCGTCGAAGATGCGCCGTAAACGGCAACATGGCTTTTTGAATCGCAATTCCAGCAAGAGTGGAAAGGCCACCTTGGCCAATCGCCGTCGCGTTGGGCGCAAACGTCTGACCCCGGTATAAGAGGGAATGGGCCATGGCGGCTGAACCGCAGCAACGCCGCCTGCTGGGGCGCAATATGCGCTTAAAGCAGTCGCGGGATTTTTCGCGGGTGCGGCAGCAGGGGCGGCGGATGCCGTATGGTTGTTTGATTGCCAATTGGATGGTTTTACCTCCCGGATCGCCCATGCGACTGGGAGTGATCACTGCGAAGAAGCTTGGTAATGCGGTGGTTCGGGCTCGTGCCCGGCGCTTACTGAGGGAGGCATTTCGGTTGCATCAGCACGATTTGTCACAGCCGGTCGATCTTGTTTTGGTGGCACAAAGAACTATTGTTGGGAAGGGCTTTGCAGCAGTCGAAGCTGATTTTCTGGCTATGTTAAGGAAAGCCAGGCTGGTGAAGACGTCGTGAACTGGGCTCAACATATTTTGGTTTTGTTGGTGCGAATATACCAGTGGGTGATATCGCCCACTAAAGACGTTTTGCTTGGACCGGCGGGACAATGCCGTTTCACTCCCAGTTGTTCGCAATATGCAGTGGAAGCGCTTCAGAAGCATGGGGCTGTCAAGGGGAGCCTGATGGCTGGCTGGCGCATTTGCCGCTGCAATCCCTGGGGTGGCTGTGGCGAGGACCCGGTGCCGGATAAGAAATCCCGGGAGAAGCATATAAATTTGAAAGGTGTTACTTCGTGGCGTTCGCAGGCTTCGGTGAAGCCTTCAGCATTCGGGACAGCCTCCGGGGAGCATAGTTAATTTCATGGATCGTAAATCAATTTCCATTCTGATCGTTTGTGGAGCGCTGTTGTTTTTGTGGCCAGTGTTGGTGAACAAAATCCTGCCACCCAAGCCTGCACCCCCGCATACGAACCTCGTTTCTTCCGCCAGTTCCACCAACCAAACCGCCCTGGGGACCAACCAGGCAGCAATTGCTCCGGCCCAGCCCGCTTTCGAAGCAGGCACGAATGTGGCAAGCCAGTTCGCGGTGAATACAAACCAACCGGAAGAAACTCTGGTGGTCACAAATGACAATGCCGTTTACACATTCACCTCACGCGGCGGTGGTTTGAAAGAAGTCGAACTTCTCCATTACCCGGAAACAGTGAGTGCCTTGCGAAGGAGGGCGCAGAGAACAAACCAGTTCGCCACTTTGAACACTCCGGCAGCTCCTCCAGTTTTGTCGATTCTGGGCAATGACTCCTTGACGGGGGATGGTGTGTTCAAGCTATCGCAGGTTCCGGGAGGAGTTCATGCGGAAAAGGTGCTTACCAATGGATTGAAGGTGGTCAAAGAATTTCGGCTGGGCACCAATTATTTGATGTCCGCTTCGGTTCGAATGGAGAACCAATCGCGGCAACCACTTCAACTCTCCCCGCAGGAAGTTGTCCTTGGAACCGCCACTCCTCTTGGAATTCAGGACAACGGGCAGGTGGTGGGAATGCTCTGGTATAATAGCAACAAAGTGGCATCCGTGGGCCCATCATTTTTTAATACGAACACCACCAAACTCTTTTTCTTTCCCCGAACGCCGGAGACCGAATATCGCGCAGGGAGCAATGATGTTGTCTGGGTGGCGTTAAAGAATCAATTTTTTACCCTCGCCACGATGCCACAGATTCCGGCGCCCAGCGTGGTGGCGCACCTAACTTACCTGCCCCCGCCGTCCCGCGAGGAAGTCAGTTCCACGCCAAAAGCCGTGGCCCAGCCAACGGGTGTTACAGCGGCTCTTGAGTACCCCGGACAAACCCTGGCTCCAGGGGGATTCGTGGAGCGCAATTACGATATTTTTACTGGACCCAAGGAATATAAAACGCTGGCCAGAATTGCTGCGCGTTTTAATAACGATATCGATAAGGTGATGGAATTTGGCCTCTTCTCCCCGATTTCCAAAATGCTGCTGTTGGGGATGAATTGGCTGCATCACAGGCTATCGGTTTCCTATGGACTGACCATCATCCTGATCACGGTTCTGATCAAAATTGTATTTTGGCCGCTGACTGCTTTCAGCACGAAATCCATGAAGCGAATGCAGGCGCTGCAGCCGCAAATCAAGGCCATTCAGGAAAAGTACAAGGACGAGCCGCAAAAGGTCAGCCAGAAGACGATGGAGTTTTACCGAAAGAACAAGGTAAACCCCCTGGGAGGATGTTTGCCGGCACTATTGCAAATTCCAGTATTTTTCGGCTTCTTTGCAATGATGAGAGGCGCGATTGAATTGCGCGGCGCGCATTTTCTTTGGATGGGCGATTTATCGCAACCCGATACGATTTTTATAATTCCCGGCTTCAATTTTCCGATAAACCCGATGCCGCTCCTGATGGGGGTAACGATGTTGTGGCAGATCAGCCTTGCACCGCCATCGCCTGGCATGGATCCGGCACAGCAGAAGATGATGAAGTTCATGCCTTTGATGATCCTCCTCTTTGTATACTCTCAACCTTCAGGTTTGGCGCTTTACTATACGGTTCAGAATCTGCTAACAATTCTCCAGACAAAACTTACAAAGTCCGATCCAGTATTGGCACCGGCGGCGAAGACCCAGGTTCCAGTTGCGCCGCAAAAGAAAAACAAGTGAACAGCCGGATTTAGCAACAGTCGATTATGCCTGCTCAACCTAAAGCTACACTCGAAAAAATTCTGGAACTCCTTGGCTTCAGCGCCACAGTGGAGGAACATCCCTTGGAAGACGGTTTCCTGCTGGATGTAAAAACCGACGATTCCGGCCGGCTCATCGGCCGCCAGGGACAAACGCTTTCCGACCTCCAGTACATCACCAATCGCATGCTGTTTCAGCTGGATCCTACCTGTCCCAAGGTAATGGTGGATGTGAGCGGTTATCGTGCGCAAGCCCGTGAGGCTTTGGTCAAGAAGGCCAAGGACGCGGCTGAGAAGGTGCGTCGTTGGGGAGATGTGGTGGAGTTGGAACCGCTGAGCGCGTTTGATCGCCGCATTGTTCACAATGCCGTGAAGGATGACCCGGATATTGAAACCCACAGTGTCGAAGTCGAAGGTTCGGACAAGAAGGTAATTTTGTTCCGGCCCAAGCAGTAGCTATTTCGTTTTCCATTTGGGACCATTTATTGACCGGCAGAGGAGACTCCTGCCGGTCTTTTGTTTTACCGGGCAGCTTAGAACGGAGGAGTTCGAGCGGGTTCGCTTTTGCTTGTAACTGAGCAAAAGATAAGACAGTCTCAACAAAGCTCGAATTGTAATCACGACAATCCCTGGTTGGGAAAGTTGCAGAAGAATGACAATGTCGCGCCTTGGATGGGGGAAAACTCCGACATTCAAGAAGAGCCAAAGCAAGTTACCGTCGCGAACCAGCAGAGATGTGGTAGCACTGGCAACCTGTTAAATCAAAAGTAACAACCCGGATCGTTCCTGCAACACATTCTCTTTTGTGATCACCCTGCGTAAGTCTTCCGCGAATTGTCTGTCTTCTGCCGTGGTCTGCCTGGCCGCATTGTTTATCGCCATTCTTCCA is part of the Pedosphaera parvula Ellin514 genome and harbors:
- the yidC gene encoding membrane protein insertase YidC → MDRKSISILIVCGALLFLWPVLVNKILPPKPAPPHTNLVSSASSTNQTALGTNQAAIAPAQPAFEAGTNVASQFAVNTNQPEETLVVTNDNAVYTFTSRGGGLKEVELLHYPETVSALRRRAQRTNQFATLNTPAAPPVLSILGNDSLTGDGVFKLSQVPGGVHAEKVLTNGLKVVKEFRLGTNYLMSASVRMENQSRQPLQLSPQEVVLGTATPLGIQDNGQVVGMLWYNSNKVASVGPSFFNTNTTKLFFFPRTPETEYRAGSNDVVWVALKNQFFTLATMPQIPAPSVVAHLTYLPPPSREEVSSTPKAVAQPTGVTAALEYPGQTLAPGGFVERNYDIFTGPKEYKTLARIAARFNNDIDKVMEFGLFSPISKMLLLGMNWLHHRLSVSYGLTIILITVLIKIVFWPLTAFSTKSMKRMQALQPQIKAIQEKYKDEPQKVSQKTMEFYRKNKVNPLGGCLPALLQIPVFFGFFAMMRGAIELRGAHFLWMGDLSQPDTIFIIPGFNFPINPMPLLMGVTMLWQISLAPPSPGMDPAQQKMMKFMPLMILLFVYSQPSGLALYYTVQNLLTILQTKLTKSDPVLAPAAKTQVPVAPQKKNK
- a CDS encoding protein jag; its protein translation is MPAQPKATLEKILELLGFSATVEEHPLEDGFLLDVKTDDSGRLIGRQGQTLSDLQYITNRMLFQLDPTCPKVMVDVSGYRAQAREALVKKAKDAAEKVRRWGDVVELEPLSAFDRRIVHNAVKDDPDIETHSVEVEGSDKKVILFRPKQ